Proteins from a single region of Butyrivibrio fibrisolvens:
- a CDS encoding iron ABC transporter permease → MDKNNDFSKNTLEVITIITCLIILGICMGIGSVDIPFKDAMTILSGKIFGTNIPDDLAATTSILWTIRLPRAMTAFVVGGALALSGAIMQAVLQNPLASSYTLGVSSGASLGASIIIVTQFTVPFLGSFLLPTFGFAFGFATVLLVLAIASKFDSTLHSNTVILIGMVISLFTNAVMTLVSSFARAHSQQLLLWQMGSFSGKRWYHVQILLPMCIFGLIITLYYARSMDIMSFGDEQAYAMGVNVRNRKKALLLLASLLTGVSVCFSGTIGFVDLIAPHAVRIVFGSSHKRVVPMSFFVGGAFMALCDMIARTAVESELPVGAVTGVIGAPFFVWLYLRGRKDN, encoded by the coding sequence ATGGATAAAAACAATGATTTTAGTAAAAATACTCTTGAAGTCATAACAATTATTACATGCCTGATAATCCTTGGCATATGTATGGGTATAGGTAGCGTAGATATTCCTTTTAAAGATGCCATGACGATCCTTAGCGGCAAGATATTTGGAACAAATATTCCTGATGACCTTGCTGCAACAACGTCTATACTCTGGACTATAAGACTTCCAAGAGCCATGACAGCTTTTGTTGTTGGCGGTGCTCTTGCCCTGTCTGGAGCTATTATGCAGGCGGTTCTTCAGAACCCTCTTGCATCTTCTTATACACTTGGCGTATCAAGCGGTGCATCTCTTGGAGCATCTATAATAATCGTTACCCAGTTTACAGTTCCTTTTCTTGGAAGTTTTCTCCTTCCGACATTCGGATTTGCATTTGGATTTGCTACGGTTCTTTTAGTTCTTGCGATTGCCTCTAAATTTGATAGCACTCTTCATTCAAACACAGTCATACTTATAGGTATGGTCATTTCGCTGTTTACTAATGCTGTTATGACGCTCGTAAGCTCTTTTGCCAGAGCACATTCTCAGCAGCTTCTTCTGTGGCAGATGGGATCGTTTTCAGGTAAGAGGTGGTATCATGTTCAGATACTTCTTCCCATGTGCATATTTGGACTGATAATAACTTTGTACTATGCAAGATCCATGGATATCATGTCCTTTGGAGACGAGCAGGCATACGCTATGGGCGTTAATGTAAGGAATAGAAAGAAGGCCCTGCTTTTACTTGCATCGCTCCTTACAGGCGTATCAGTTTGCTTTTCAGGAACAATAGGATTTGTCGATCTTATAGCTCCACACGCAGTCAGAATAGTATTTGGTTCATCTCATAAAAGAGTTGTGCCCATGTCCTTTTTTGTAGGCGGAGCCTTCATGGCACTTTGCGATATGATAGCCAGAACGGCGGTAGAATCAGAGCTTCCGGTTGGAGCTGTTACTGGCGTTATAGGCGCTCCGTTTTTTGTATGGCTATATCTGCGAGGAAGGAAGGATAACTAA
- a CDS encoding MoxR family ATPase, translated as MNTNKTSLLKENIGKVIVGKDQVVELALCALIANGHVLLEDVPGTGKTVLAKSIAASAGIPFERIQFTPDLLPTDITGLNIVNVKDGEFSFHKGPVFTSILLADEINRATPRTQAGLLECMEERQVTVDGVTRKLPEPFFVIATQNPIETAGTFPLPEAQLDRFMMKLSMGFPSQDEEKKILERAMTGDKLKALEPVISAEDILEWRKGASQVRVHEQLITYITDIVKATRTRSDVAAGVSPRGSIALLHCAQALAFIRGREYVVPEDIKELAVPVLAHRLTIPHAFGKSSSSEDIITKILNEIPVPTEEF; from the coding sequence GTGAATACCAACAAGACTAGTTTATTAAAAGAAAACATTGGAAAAGTAATTGTGGGCAAGGACCAGGTAGTGGAACTTGCCCTTTGTGCATTAATTGCAAACGGACATGTACTTCTTGAAGATGTACCGGGAACAGGTAAAACTGTTCTTGCTAAGTCCATAGCAGCATCAGCAGGGATTCCTTTTGAAAGGATTCAGTTTACACCGGACCTTCTGCCGACAGACATTACAGGTCTTAATATAGTTAATGTCAAGGACGGCGAATTTTCTTTTCACAAGGGACCTGTATTTACATCGATCCTTCTTGCAGATGAGATCAACAGGGCAACACCAAGAACCCAGGCGGGACTTCTTGAATGTATGGAAGAGAGGCAGGTAACAGTAGATGGTGTTACAAGAAAGCTTCCTGAGCCCTTCTTCGTAATCGCAACCCAGAACCCTATAGAGACCGCAGGAACCTTCCCGCTTCCGGAGGCTCAGCTGGACAGATTTATGATGAAGCTGTCCATGGGATTCCCTTCTCAGGATGAGGAAAAAAAGATCCTTGAGCGTGCTATGACAGGCGATAAGCTAAAGGCCTTAGAACCTGTTATAAGCGCTGAAGACATCCTTGAATGGAGAAAGGGCGCGTCACAGGTAAGAGTACATGAACAGCTCATCACCTACATAACAGATATAGTTAAAGCTACCCGCACAAGATCTGATGTTGCAGCAGGAGTAAGCCCAAGAGGCAGCATAGCCCTTCTTCACTGCGCACAGGCTCTTGCCTTTATAAGAGGAAGAGAGTATGTGGTTCCTGAAGATATCAAGGAACTGGCGGTTCCTGTTCTTGCTCACAGACTTACGATTCCACATGCTTTTGGAAAGAGCTCGTCTTCTGAAGATATCATCACTAAGATCCTTAATGAAATTCCTGTTCCTACTGAAGAATTCTGA
- a CDS encoding DUF58 domain-containing protein, with product MQIILIIPLVFILFYLYRSYFAKKWSQDLSVDLSFGGSIVEGNDTVLKEVISNRKKMGIPFLEVRFQVGKGLDIENGQNVTVSDRTNITDIFSLKKYEKITRTLPVHGEKRGYYEVLLTSLVGYDMIGGAEHYTQRDQNTSLYVFPDTLPSDRFDVSFSKMLGDVVTRRFLQEDVFTFRGIRDYTTLDTVSSINWKATAATGEFKVNLHDPTSSQEIVLLLNVEDPSVLYDSDLIEDSIRLIMTLTTFFVSKHIPVKLISNGMDIITDKEIEARSGNSDDHVKRIAMDLARIDLTKDVRPMSEILEERIIPDARIRADQRDVTYMLVSSCQRDDIIKAAQELADINGSLIWLCPLTPSMEVRVQEGRIHFYKVRHE from the coding sequence GTGCAGATAATACTTATAATACCTTTAGTATTTATTTTGTTTTATTTATATAGGTCATATTTTGCAAAGAAATGGTCACAGGATCTGAGCGTAGACCTTTCATTTGGAGGCAGTATCGTAGAGGGGAACGATACTGTTCTTAAAGAGGTTATAAGTAACCGAAAGAAGATGGGTATCCCTTTTCTTGAAGTACGCTTTCAGGTAGGTAAGGGACTCGATATAGAAAACGGTCAGAATGTAACCGTATCTGACAGAACTAATATCACTGATATCTTCAGTCTTAAAAAATATGAAAAGATAACAAGAACTCTTCCTGTTCACGGCGAAAAACGTGGCTACTACGAGGTTTTACTAACTTCTCTAGTTGGCTATGACATGATAGGCGGAGCAGAGCATTATACTCAAAGAGATCAGAATACATCTTTGTATGTCTTTCCAGATACTCTTCCAAGTGACAGATTCGATGTCTCTTTTTCCAAAATGCTTGGTGATGTTGTAACAAGGAGATTCCTTCAGGAGGACGTGTTCACTTTTAGGGGGATCCGCGATTATACAACTCTAGATACGGTCTCTTCAATTAACTGGAAGGCAACTGCAGCAACAGGAGAGTTTAAAGTCAATCTCCACGATCCTACGTCGTCCCAGGAGATAGTCCTTTTGCTTAATGTCGAGGATCCGTCTGTACTATATGATTCTGATCTTATAGAAGACAGCATCAGGCTTATCATGACTCTTACGACCTTTTTTGTCTCAAAACATATCCCTGTAAAACTTATAAGTAACGGCATGGATATAATCACAGATAAGGAAATAGAAGCCAGAAGTGGTAATTCGGATGATCATGTAAAAAGGATTGCCATGGACCTTGCAAGGATAGACCTTACCAAGGATGTAAGGCCTATGTCTGAGATCTTAGAAGAAAGGATAATACCTGATGCAAGGATAAGGGCAGATCAGAGAGATGTAACCTATATGCTTGTTTCAAGCTGCCAGAGAGATGACATTATAAAGGCGGCGCAGGAACTTGCAGATATTAACGGAAGTCTTATATGGCTTTGTCCGTTGACGCCATCTATGGAGGTGCGTGTTCAGGAAGGGCGGATTCATTTTTATAAAGTAAGGCATGAATAA
- a CDS encoding glycosyltransferase family 2 protein, translating to MKKLLSVAIPCYNSQDYMRHCVETLLSGGDKVEILIIDDGSKDDTLKIARELEAANPGIVRAIHQDNKGHGGAVMTGIREATAPYFKVVDSDDWVGVEAFHHILQLLDGFIQTGSEVDLLLANYIYDKVGTTHKKVMRYTHALPTDKIISWDHAKRFKKGQYILMHSAIYRTQVLRDSGLELPEHTFYVDNLFVYKPLPYVKKLYYTDTDLYHYFIGRDDQSVNEKVMISRIDQQIRVNKLMLDGTDLRKVENVHLRKYMYNYAEIITVISSILLIKSGTPENMKKKEELFNWLKENHNYFYKKFKRGVFGPALSLHTKAGRKCQIFFYNVANKVFGFS from the coding sequence ATGAAAAAACTATTGAGCGTAGCAATACCCTGCTACAATTCTCAGGACTATATGCGTCACTGTGTTGAAACCCTTCTTTCAGGCGGTGATAAGGTTGAGATTCTTATAATAGATGACGGTTCTAAAGACGATACCCTAAAGATCGCCAGAGAGCTTGAAGCAGCAAATCCCGGAATCGTCCGTGCAATACATCAGGACAACAAAGGTCACGGCGGCGCCGTTATGACTGGTATCAGAGAGGCAACTGCTCCTTATTTCAAGGTAGTTGATTCTGATGACTGGGTAGGCGTAGAAGCCTTCCACCATATCCTGCAGCTCCTTGACGGCTTCATTCAGACAGGAAGCGAAGTTGACCTTCTTCTTGCCAACTATATATATGACAAGGTTGGAACTACTCACAAAAAGGTAATGCGTTATACTCACGCACTTCCAACTGATAAGATCATCAGCTGGGATCATGCAAAGCGTTTTAAAAAGGGTCAGTATATCCTGATGCATTCAGCCATCTACCGCACACAGGTTCTTCGTGATAGTGGTCTTGAGCTTCCGGAGCACACCTTCTATGTTGATAACCTCTTCGTATATAAACCGCTTCCTTATGTTAAGAAGCTCTATTATACAGATACAGATCTCTATCATTATTTCATCGGCCGTGATGACCAGTCTGTAAATGAGAAAGTCATGATATCAAGGATCGATCAGCAGATAAGAGTCAACAAGCTGATGCTTGACGGAACTGATCTTAGAAAAGTTGAGAATGTACATCTTCGTAAGTACATGTACAACTATGCAGAGATAATAACAGTAATATCTTCTATCCTTCTTATAAAGTCAGGTACACCTGAAAATATGAAAAAGAAGGAAGAGCTGTTTAACTGGCTTAAAGAAAACCATAATTATTTCTACAAAAAATTCAAACGTGGAGTCTTTGGACCTGCGCTTAGTCTTCACACCAAAGCAGGTCGCAAATGCCAGATATTCTTTTACAATGTTGCAAATAAAGTGTTCGGATTCTCATGA
- a CDS encoding DUF6273 domain-containing protein, translated as MNKGLMIGRPLIKYVGLLLIAIVFMEFFITMISDRSERIIVKDINSAEIGDYVSLGKYEQDNDFGTIDPIIWIVLEKKDEKLYLLSKDVLEVKRFEEEKSGYIKWEESTLRNWLNNVFYDGSFSEEEKDKICLVNKDRVSLLQFNEVQEYLGDSKRCLSTPSEYAVRNGLPYNEKTNASPWWIVDNEKAAYIDSSGKVSVLGESGKGVHPEGIRPCMWVSIQ; from the coding sequence TTGAATAAGGGATTAATGATAGGAAGACCGTTAATTAAGTATGTTGGACTGTTGTTGATTGCCATAGTATTTATGGAATTCTTTATTACAATGATAAGCGATCGATCTGAACGAATTATTGTAAAGGATATTAATTCTGCTGAGATAGGAGATTATGTGTCGCTGGGAAAATATGAACAAGATAATGATTTTGGAACAATTGATCCTATTATTTGGATTGTTTTGGAAAAGAAGGATGAAAAATTGTATCTTCTTAGCAAGGATGTTTTGGAGGTGAAACGATTTGAAGAGGAGAAATCTGGATATATAAAATGGGAAGAGTCAACACTTAGAAATTGGCTAAATAATGTTTTTTATGATGGATCTTTTTCTGAAGAAGAAAAAGATAAAATTTGTTTAGTTAATAAAGATAGAGTTTCATTATTACAATTTAATGAAGTACAAGAATATCTTGGTGATTCTAAAAGATGTTTGAGTACTCCAAGTGAGTATGCTGTGAGAAATGGATTGCCCTATAATGAGAAGACTAATGCTTCCCCCTGGTGGATAGTAGATAATGAAAAAGCAGCTTATATTGATAGTAGTGGAAAAGTATCGGTTCTAGGAGAAAGCGGAAAAGGAGTTCATCCAGAAGGAATTCGTCCGTGCATGTGGGTGAGCATACAATAA
- a CDS encoding methyl-accepting chemotaxis protein: protein MARNKDVLTKENSSNMTSSSHTRKVPFIKTVSGMSGVTYFFLLIVYIISIAIVTSQMINIANTSTSTTAMAENVMDSMRIFEVDMRILDNDGFALATMYDTLVSIGQVDSKNTEMETCLSEMDEALETIESTFTSMASHGSQGSDEANNAVSILKENYSGYKEGYTNIIAASKNADADTITGVVFGDASTQLATMKEQLTILDEQILHLRTILTNVVESQAKSAITKVNVMFVIFLLAVAISIVFNYMMVGRKVKQIAGEINSIISNIRDHKGDLTARITTHTASELIYIKDGFNEFIESLQGILRNVKNSTNTLTDSSSNITSKIQLASDNVTNTSAALEELSASMQNVSDTANTINGKLEDVKSATGTINDGIKDGTTKAGEIKTEAIDIKKDAQNKKDNTGSRMEELSSVLEQSVKDSEKVAQINELTNVILDIASQTNLLALNASIEAARAGEAGKGFAVVAEEISSLAENSRQTAGNIQNISNEVTDAVKSLADNAMQVLDFINTTVLSDYDSFVETGEKYEQTAEFLTDMLSSMEGQTQNLNSYMNEMADSISSITDSVQEASDAINLSAENSQDIVDQISGISEAMTTNNGVTEQLNEDTRQFIKM from the coding sequence ATGGCCAGGAATAAGGACGTTCTAACCAAGGAAAACAGTAGTAATATGACTTCATCATCACATACCAGAAAAGTTCCATTTATAAAAACTGTCTCCGGAATGTCCGGTGTCACATATTTTTTCTTATTAATCGTATATATTATATCAATTGCTATTGTAACTTCTCAGATGATAAATATCGCTAACACATCAACCTCTACTACAGCTATGGCTGAAAATGTCATGGACAGCATGCGTATATTTGAAGTTGATATGCGTATACTTGACAATGATGGATTTGCTCTTGCTACTATGTATGATACCCTCGTTTCTATAGGTCAGGTTGATAGCAAGAACACCGAGATGGAAACTTGCCTAAGCGAGATGGATGAAGCTCTTGAAACGATCGAAAGCACATTTACATCAATGGCATCACATGGTTCTCAGGGTTCTGACGAAGCCAATAATGCAGTCAGTATATTAAAAGAAAACTATTCAGGTTACAAAGAAGGATATACTAATATAATAGCCGCATCAAAGAATGCTGATGCAGATACTATAACCGGAGTAGTATTCGGAGATGCTTCTACTCAGCTTGCTACAATGAAAGAGCAACTCACAATTCTCGATGAACAGATCCTCCATCTAAGAACGATCCTTACAAACGTAGTTGAGTCTCAGGCAAAAAGTGCTATCACCAAAGTCAATGTAATGTTTGTTATATTCCTTCTTGCAGTAGCTATATCCATTGTGTTCAACTATATGATGGTAGGACGCAAAGTTAAACAGATTGCAGGCGAGATCAATTCCATAATCTCAAATATAAGAGATCACAAAGGCGACTTGACTGCAAGGATCACAACTCATACAGCTTCTGAACTTATATATATAAAAGACGGCTTCAACGAATTCATCGAATCACTTCAGGGAATATTAAGAAATGTCAAAAATAGTACTAATACACTTACAGATTCATCCTCTAACATAACAAGCAAGATCCAGCTTGCAAGCGACAATGTTACCAATACATCTGCTGCCCTTGAAGAGCTCTCTGCCAGCATGCAGAACGTATCAGATACTGCCAACACCATCAATGGCAAACTTGAAGATGTCAAGAGTGCCACAGGCACCATCAATGACGGTATCAAGGATGGAACCACCAAAGCAGGCGAGATCAAGACTGAAGCTATCGATATCAAGAAAGATGCCCAAAACAAAAAAGACAATACCGGCTCCCGTATGGAAGAACTCTCCAGTGTACTGGAGCAGTCCGTCAAGGATAGTGAAAAGGTTGCCCAGATCAATGAGCTTACAAATGTAATCCTTGATATAGCATCCCAGACCAATCTCCTTGCACTTAATGCCTCAATAGAAGCTGCAAGAGCAGGCGAAGCCGGTAAAGGATTTGCAGTCGTTGCTGAAGAGATCAGCTCCCTTGCTGAGAACTCCCGTCAGACAGCAGGCAATATCCAGAATATCAGTAATGAAGTTACAGATGCAGTTAAGTCTCTTGCAGACAATGCTATGCAGGTTCTTGACTTCATCAATACTACAGTTCTAAGCGACTATGATTCCTTCGTAGAAACAGGTGAGAAGTATGAGCAGACCGCAGAATTCTTAACCGACATGCTAAGCTCCATGGAAGGTCAGACTCAGAATCTTAACAGCTATATGAACGAGATGGCTGATTCCATATCATCCATCACAGATTCTGTTCAGGAAGCTTCCGATGCCATCAACCTCTCAGCTGAGAATTCTCAGGATATCGTAGATCAGATATCCGGTATCAGCGAAGCTATGACTACCAATAACGGCGTAACCGAACAGCTTAACGAAGATACACGTCAGTTCATTAAGATGTAA
- a CDS encoding ABC transporter ATP-binding protein: MQAISVSNISAGYGADPVIKNISFDLECGKSLSIMGSNGSGKTTLLRSLNGLIKSTGSIKILGHDISTLKRREIAGMMAMMSQLSPVYFSYSIRETVELGRFARHDNERHGKGFNIKASHQSLVHDREVVDKCLELTGLKDIEKKQISSLSGGQLQRVFLARCFAQETPIILLDEPTNHLDLKYQAELMEHLEKWSCGETVMADGSHVPNTLIGVFHDISLAAEISSDMIFIKNGEVLCQGEKDKVFTADVLENAYGMDVAGYMNRQRRIWGQMREYQQD, encoded by the coding sequence ATGCAGGCAATATCTGTTTCGAACATAAGCGCAGGATATGGTGCAGATCCTGTAATTAAAAATATCAGTTTTGACCTTGAGTGTGGAAAGAGCCTTTCTATCATGGGCTCTAACGGAAGCGGCAAGACGACCCTTCTTAGAAGCCTTAACGGTCTTATTAAGTCTACGGGCAGTATTAAGATCCTTGGTCATGATATTTCCACTCTTAAAAGGCGCGAGATAGCCGGGATGATGGCCATGATGTCACAGCTTTCACCTGTATACTTTTCGTATAGTATAAGAGAGACTGTCGAGCTTGGAAGATTTGCAAGACATGATAATGAAAGGCATGGAAAGGGATTTAATATAAAAGCAAGCCATCAAAGCCTTGTGCATGACAGGGAAGTAGTAGATAAGTGCCTTGAACTGACAGGCCTTAAAGATATTGAGAAAAAGCAGATCTCATCTCTTTCAGGTGGTCAGCTTCAAAGAGTATTTCTTGCGCGCTGTTTTGCGCAGGAAACACCCATAATACTTCTTGATGAACCCACTAACCACCTTGATCTTAAATATCAGGCAGAGCTTATGGAGCATCTTGAAAAGTGGTCCTGCGGAGAAACTGTCATGGCAGATGGAAGTCATGTTCCAAATACATTAATTGGGGTTTTTCATGATATAAGTCTTGCAGCTGAGATCTCAAGTGATATGATATTTATTAAAAACGGTGAAGTTCTTTGTCAGGGGGAAAAAGACAAAGTATTTACTGCTGACGTACTTGAGAATGCGTATGGAATGGACGTTGCCGGATACATGAACAGGCAGCGCCGGATATGGGGGCAGATGCGTGAATACCAACAAGACTAG
- a CDS encoding ABC transporter substrate-binding protein, translating into MKKKLLSTMLAATLSFTMLAGCGSSDSGKENAGSNEASQSASEETSSETEGNEAETAEDETKTSSDLVVPEYDLPTQDLAGNDIVVPEEIDAIVSMSPSSTRLLVDLGLADYIVACDTYSFEYYGADLTADIPQYDMMAPDQEAIVALNPDIVFTTGMSYATGTDVYASVREAGICVADIPSAASLAEIGESITFIGACTGTYEEAEIIVEEMNATIEEIAELAATIDEADKKTVLYETNTPTPDYPTIYSAGSGTYIAEMIEAVGAINATADQEGWASLTEEDAIAVNPDVIISTDMYTPDAVDTHLALSGWENVTAVVNGDVYLMELSNEINQPNQHVVSAMVEMAKYIYPEVFADLEDPFAVVTR; encoded by the coding sequence ATGAAAAAGAAACTGTTATCAACAATGCTCGCTGCAACATTGTCTTTTACTATGCTTGCAGGATGCGGATCATCAGATTCAGGTAAGGAAAATGCAGGTTCTAACGAAGCATCTCAGAGCGCTTCAGAAGAAACAAGTAGTGAAACAGAAGGAAATGAAGCTGAGACTGCAGAAGATGAGACTAAAACTTCTTCAGACCTTGTAGTTCCGGAATACGATCTTCCTACTCAGGATCTTGCAGGAAATGATATCGTTGTTCCCGAAGAAATCGATGCTATCGTAAGTATGTCACCTTCATCAACACGTCTTCTTGTAGACCTTGGACTTGCTGATTACATTGTTGCCTGCGATACATATTCTTTTGAATATTATGGAGCTGATCTTACAGCAGATATCCCTCAGTATGATATGATGGCTCCTGATCAGGAAGCTATCGTAGCACTTAATCCTGATATCGTATTTACAACAGGTATGAGCTATGCAACAGGAACAGACGTATATGCATCTGTTCGTGAAGCTGGTATCTGCGTAGCTGATATCCCAAGTGCTGCATCACTTGCAGAGATCGGTGAGAGCATCACATTTATAGGTGCATGCACCGGTACATATGAAGAGGCTGAGATTATTGTAGAAGAGATGAATGCAACAATCGAAGAGATCGCAGAGCTTGCTGCTACAATCGATGAAGCTGACAAGAAGACAGTTCTTTATGAAACAAACACACCTACACCTGACTACCCAACAATCTACTCTGCAGGTTCAGGCACATACATCGCTGAGATGATCGAAGCAGTTGGCGCTATCAATGCTACAGCTGATCAGGAAGGCTGGGCTTCTCTTACAGAAGAGGATGCAATCGCAGTAAATCCTGATGTTATCATTTCAACAGATATGTACACACCTGATGCAGTAGATACACACCTTGCACTTTCAGGATGGGAGAATGTAACAGCTGTTGTTAACGGAGATGTATATCTCATGGAACTTTCAAATGAGATCAACCAGCCTAACCAGCACGTAGTAAGCGCTATGGTAGAGATGGCTAAGTACATCTATCCTGAAGTATTTGCAGATCTTGAGGATCCATTTGCAGTAGTTACAAGATAA
- the thrH gene encoding bifunctional phosphoserine phosphatase/homoserine phosphotransferase ThrH, with translation MFVTCLDLEGVLVPEIWIAFSKASGIPELTKTTRDEPDYDKLMKWRLGILKEHGLGLKEIQETIATIDPMPGAKEFLDELRSFTQVIIISDTFQEFASPLMKKLGMPTIFCNSLEVAEDGEITGFKMRCDHSKLSTVRALQSIGFETIASGDSYNDLEMIKASKAGFLFKSTDKIKADNPDLPAFENYDDLMKAIKGAINS, from the coding sequence ATGTTCGTTACATGCTTAGATCTTGAAGGTGTTCTTGTTCCCGAAATCTGGATCGCTTTTTCCAAAGCAAGTGGTATCCCAGAGCTTACAAAAACCACCAGAGATGAGCCCGATTATGACAAGCTCATGAAGTGGAGACTTGGTATTCTTAAAGAGCACGGTCTTGGTCTTAAAGAAATTCAGGAAACAATCGCAACTATCGATCCCATGCCCGGTGCCAAAGAGTTCCTTGATGAGCTTCGCTCTTTTACACAGGTTATCATCATATCTGATACTTTCCAGGAATTTGCAAGCCCTCTTATGAAGAAGCTTGGCATGCCTACTATATTCTGTAACAGTCTTGAAGTTGCAGAAGATGGCGAGATCACAGGCTTCAAGATGAGATGTGATCATAGTAAGCTCTCTACTGTCAGAGCTCTTCAGTCCATCGGTTTTGAGACCATCGCAAGCGGCGACAGCTACAATGACCTTGAGATGATCAAAGCAAGCAAAGCAGGCTTTTTGTTCAAATCCACAGATAAGATCAAAGCTGATAATCCTGATCTTCCAGCTTTTGAAAACTATGATGATCTTATGAAAGCTATAAAAGGAGCTATCAATTCCTGA